A stretch of the Aegilops tauschii subsp. strangulata cultivar AL8/78 chromosome 4, Aet v6.0, whole genome shotgun sequence genome encodes the following:
- the LOC120962884 gene encoding B3 domain-containing protein Os03g0212300-like, whose translation MAGFEGFEFFEIVIEKSCSRQRLAEKFAKMLADHEPQKVKLREASSVRRGLWDVLVVFDADGHMYLGPGWEHFAHAHDLQLGHFLVFRYDSDAVLTVKMFDNTMCRMYYQHDNDASNGSSGGGDEE comes from the exons ATGGCCGGCTTCGAAGGTTTCGAGTTCTTCGAGATCGTAATTGAGAAATCCTGCAGTAGGCAG AGGCTGGCTGAAAAGTTTGCGAAGATGCTTGCTGACCATGAGCCCCAGAAAGTGAAGCTGCGGGAGGCCAGCAGCGTGCGTCGCGGGCTGTGGGACGTGTTGGTAGTGTTCGACGCCGACGGCCACATGTACCTAGGGCCTGGCTGGGAGCATTTTGCCCACGCCCATGACCTGCAGCTCGGGCACTTCCTTGTCTTTCGCTATGATAGCGACGCCGTGCTCACTGTGAAGATGTTCGACAACACCATGTGCCGCATGTACTACCAGCACGACAACGATGCCA gcaatgggagcagcggCGGGGGTGACGAGGAGTag